A DNA window from Brassica napus cultivar Da-Ae chromosome C1, Da-Ae, whole genome shotgun sequence contains the following coding sequences:
- the LOC111213279 gene encoding putative cysteine-rich receptor-like protein kinase 23: MKNANQGKAIMSSCTSFIFIFLFSFLTSSKVFAQEPTYVYHSCPNTTTYSRNSTSFTNLRTLLSTLSSPNASYVTGFQNATVGEPPERVSGLFSCFGGVSPELCRSCVAFSVKDILTRCPNEKEVTAYYNQCMLRYTFVRASILDPTYIYHDCPNTTTYSRNSTYATNLRTLLSSLSSPFNSYSPGFQNNTAGQAPDRLTGLFLCRGDVTQEYCRSCVTFAVNDTLNRCPNQREVTLYYDECMLRYSNGNILSTLNTNGEFILHNLNVTSDLVRFRDLVLSTMNQAATEAANSSRKFDARMANFTAFQDLYGLVQCTPDLTSQECFRCLNWTTNELPTEKMGARVIVPSCNSRYELYPFYNESIFAAPQPQLNSAPPPQLDSAPPPHPISIPSPQQGEGGSSSVIVIAVVLPITVIFLLLVAVFSFMAKRKTTSYETEPLADGDDITTAGSLQFDFKAIEAATDKFSESNKLGQGGFGQVYMGTFPSGVQVAVKRLSKTSGQGEREFENEVVVVAKLQHRNLVRLLGFCLEGEEKILIYEFVPNKSLDYFLFDSTMQSQLDWKKRCKIIGGIARGILYLHQDSRLTIIHRDLKAGNILLDADMNPKVADFGMARIFGIDQTEANTRRVVGTYGYMSPEYAMYGQFSMKSDVYSFGVLVLEIISGKKNSSLYQMDGSAGNLVTYTWRLWSNGSPLELVDPSFQDNYQTNEITRCIHIALLCVQEEAEDRPTMSAILQMLTTSSITLAVPQPPGFFFRNRQEQLGRAGPSMDTSALCSVDDASITSVVPR; the protein is encoded by the exons ATGAAAAACGCAAATCAAGGAAAAGCAATTATGTCTTCTTGCACCTCTTTTATCTTCATCTTCCTTTTCTCCTTTCTCACTAGCTCCAAAGTTTTTGCTCAAGAACCCACTTACGTATACCACAGCTGTCCGAATACGACAACTTATTCAAGGAACAGTACTTCCTTCACCAATCTCAGAACCCTTTTGTCAACTCTCTCCTCTCCCAACGCCTCCTACGTCACCGGATTCCAGAACGCCACTGTCGGGGAACCTCCCGAGAGAGTCAGCGGACTTTTCTCTTGCTTTGGCGGCGTCTCGCCTGAACTTTGCCGTAGCTGTGTTGCCTTTTCCGTGAAAGATATCTTAACTCGGTGTCCGAATGAGAAAGAGGTCACGGCCTATTACAATCAGTGTATGCTCCGTTACACTTTCGTCAGAGCTTCGATTCTAGATCCCACTTACATATACCATGACTGTCCGAACACTACCACTTATTCAAGAAACAGCACTTACGCCACCAATCTCAGAACCCTTTTGTCCTCTCTCTCTTCCCCCTTCAACTCCTACTCCCCCGGATTCCAAAACAACACCGCTGGGCAAGCCCCTGACAGACTCACCGGACTTTTCCTTTGCCGCGGAGATGTCACACAGGAATATTGCCGCAGCTGCGTCACCTTTGCCGTCAACGACACGTTAAATCGGTGTCCGAACCAGAGAGAGGTGACGCTCTATTACGACGAGTGTATGCTCAGATACTCTAACGGGAATATACTCTCGACCCTTAACACCAATGGAGAATTTATCTTGCATAACCTGAATGTCACATCGGACCTAGTTCGGTTCAGAGATTTGGTCTTGTCTACCATGAACCAAGCCGCTACTGAGGCAGCGAACAGTTCTCGGAAATTCGATGCCAGAATGGCCAACTTCACAGCGTTCCAGGATTTGTACGGACTGGTTCAGTGCACTCCTGATCTGACGAGCCAAGAATGTTTCCGCTGTCTAAATTGGACCACCAATGAATTGCCTACTGAAAAAATGGGGGCAAGAGTTATTGTGCCGAGCTGTAATTCAAGATACGAGCTTTACCCGTTTTACAACGAATCCATCTTTGCAGCACCTCAACCACAGCTCAATTCAGCTCCTCCACCTCAGCTCGATTCAGCTCCTCCACCACATCCAATTTCAATTCCTTCACCACAGCAAG GAGAAGGCGGAAGCTCCTCTGTCATAGTCATCGCTGTTGTTCTTCCAATCACTGTTATTTTTCTGCTTCTCGTAGCTGTTTTCAGTTTCATGGCAAAGAGAAAAACGACATCTTATGAAACTGAACCACTAGCTG ATGGAGACGATATTACAACTGCAGGCTCCCTTCAGTTTGATTTTAAGGCAATTGAGGCAGCCACTGATAAGTTTTCCGAAAGCAACAAACTCGGCCAAGgtggttttggccaagtctacATG GGAACATTTCCTAGTGGAGTACAAGTTGCGGTTAAGAGGCTATCAAAGACATCAGGACAAGGTGAAAGAGAGTTTGAGAATGAAGTTGTTGTTGTGGCAAAACTTCAGCATAGAAATTTGGTAAGGCTGCTTGGTTTTTGtttggaaggagaagaaaagatACTCATCTATGAGTTTGTGCCCAACAAAAGCCTCGATTACTTCCTTTTTG ACTCTACGATGCAAAGCCAGTTAGACTGGAAAAAAAGATGCAAAATCATTGGGGGAATAGCTAGAGGGATTCTATATCTTCATCAAGATTCACGACTCACAATCATACATCGTGACCTTAAAGCCGGTAACATCCTCCTCGACGCGGATATGAATCCGAAAGTTGCCGATTTTGGAATGGCGAGAATTTTTGGAATTGACCAAACAGAAGCCAATACGAGAAGAGTAGTCGGAACCTA TGGTTACATGTCTCCAGAGTATGCAATGTACGGCCAGTTCTCCATGAAATCAGATGTGTATAGTTTTGGCGTCTTAGTTCTTGAGATTATAAGCGGCAAGAAGAACAGTAGCCTCTATCAAATGGATGGTAGTGCTGGCAATTTGGTTACATAC ACTTGGAGATTATGGAGCAATGGATCGCCGTTAGAGCTGGTGGATCCGTCCTTTCAGGATAACTATCAAACAAACGAAATTACTAGGTGCATCCATATAGCTTTGCTGTGTGTTCAAGAAGAGGCTGAAGATCGTCCAACTATGTCAGCCATCCTCCAGATGCTCACTACTAGTTCGATCACTCTTGCCGTACCTCAACCACCTGGATTTTTCTTCCGAAACAGGCAAGAACAATTAGGGAGAGCAGGTCCATCTATGGATACGTCTGCTCTCTGTTCTGTTGATGATGCGTCCATTACTAGTGTAGTTCCTCGTTGA